A single region of the Marinobacter nanhaiticus D15-8W genome encodes:
- a CDS encoding lipocalin family protein, with amino-acid sequence MKHLFHHVRSLCALGLVVVAFLLGACTGIPERVEPVTGFQPQRYLGTWYEIARLPHPFEDGLSYVQATYTLQDNGTIDVLNQGFNAESGEWEQAEGVAKFVGARDVGHLKVSFFGPFYASYVVMALDKEDYQYSLVTGPDHDYLWLLSRTPEMDPEVQDRLVDQAREAGYPVDDLIWVEQSGQPPVPRP; translated from the coding sequence TTGAAGCACTTATTCCACCATGTTCGCAGTTTATGCGCGCTCGGCCTCGTGGTCGTTGCGTTCCTGTTGGGGGCCTGCACCGGTATCCCGGAGCGCGTTGAGCCGGTTACCGGCTTCCAGCCCCAGCGCTATCTTGGTACCTGGTATGAGATCGCCCGACTGCCGCACCCGTTCGAGGACGGACTGAGCTACGTCCAGGCCACCTACACGCTGCAGGACAATGGAACGATCGACGTACTCAATCAGGGCTTCAATGCCGAAAGTGGCGAGTGGGAGCAGGCCGAAGGTGTTGCCAAATTTGTCGGGGCGCGGGACGTGGGGCATCTCAAGGTATCGTTCTTCGGGCCGTTCTATGCCAGCTACGTAGTGATGGCGCTAGACAAGGAAGACTACCAATACTCCCTGGTGACGGGACCTGACCACGACTACCTCTGGCTGTTATCGCGCACCCCCGAGATGGATCCGGAGGTACAAGACAGGCTAGTGGACCAGGCGCGCGAGGCTGGCTATCCGGTGGACGACCTGATCTGGGTCGAACAGTCTGGCCAACCACCGGTCCCGCGGCCCTGA
- a CDS encoding PaaI family thioesterase, whose translation MSASEVQALIRGGVPMAEDIGFTVEDVRDGFARAIVPFADNFVRPGGTLSGPLQMALADATMYAAILASLGKVEMAVTSNLNINFLQKPAPADLVAEAVVLRMGRRLAFCEVRLMSGEEERLVAHVTGSYALPA comes from the coding sequence CTGAGTGCCAGTGAAGTCCAGGCCCTGATCCGGGGCGGTGTTCCCATGGCGGAAGATATCGGTTTCACGGTGGAAGATGTTCGGGACGGCTTCGCGCGGGCGATCGTGCCATTTGCGGATAACTTCGTACGTCCCGGTGGTACGCTCTCCGGCCCGCTACAGATGGCGTTGGCCGATGCGACCATGTACGCTGCCATTCTGGCCTCTCTGGGCAAGGTGGAGATGGCTGTGACCAGTAACCTGAATATCAATTTCCTGCAGAAGCCCGCGCCTGCCGACCTGGTGGCCGAGGCTGTCGTCCTGCGGATGGGGCGCCGCCTGGCGTTCTGCGAAGTCCGCCTTATGTCCGGCGAGGAAGAACGACTGGTCGCCCATGTGACCGGCAGCTACGCGCTGCCCGCCTGA
- a CDS encoding Lrp/AsnC family transcriptional regulator, with protein sequence MKDEKLIKLDRTDRKILEELQRHGELSNQELSERVGLSPSPCSRRVKALEDAGIIVRRVTILDHKKLGLSLTAIILIGMDRHTPERFEAFERQVNEYPEVQECYLITGQDADYMLKVVVPGMDDYHEFLLNKITRIQGVSGVHSSFVLRRVIDSTALPLGYL encoded by the coding sequence ATGAAAGACGAAAAGCTGATCAAACTGGACAGAACAGACCGCAAAATTCTGGAAGAACTTCAACGGCACGGGGAACTCAGCAACCAGGAATTGTCGGAACGGGTCGGTCTGTCGCCCTCGCCCTGCTCGCGGCGGGTCAAGGCGCTGGAAGACGCGGGGATCATCGTCAGGCGAGTGACGATCCTCGATCACAAGAAACTCGGGTTATCGCTGACGGCCATTATCCTGATCGGCATGGACCGGCACACACCAGAGCGGTTCGAGGCTTTCGAACGCCAGGTGAACGAGTATCCGGAGGTTCAGGAATGCTACCTGATCACCGGTCAGGATGCGGATTACATGCTCAAGGTGGTGGTGCCGGGAATGGATGACTACCACGAGTTCCTGCTGAACAAGATCACAAGAATCCAGGGCGTTTCCGGCGTACACTCGAGCTTCGTGCTACGCCGTGTGATCGATAGCACGGCGCTTCCACTAGGCTATCTGTAA
- a CDS encoding cold-shock protein: protein MSDTKTGHVKWFNESKGFGFIAQEGGSDVFVHYSAINASGFRTLNEGQQVQFTVTQGPKGPQAENVTPV, encoded by the coding sequence ATGTCAGATACTAAAACCGGCCACGTCAAGTGGTTCAACGAATCCAAAGGTTTTGGCTTCATCGCTCAGGAAGGCGGCAGTGACGTATTCGTTCACTACAGCGCAATCAATGCGTCTGGCTTCCGTACATTGAACGAAGGCCAGCAGGTTCAGTTCACCGTGACCCAGGGACCGAAAGGCCCCCAGGCCGAGAACGTTACTCCGGTCTGA
- a CDS encoding proline--tRNA ligase, with amino-acid sequence MRASRYLIATLKETPADAEIISHQLMLRAGMIRKLASGLYTWLPLGLRVLRKVERIVREEMDKSGAQEVLMPAIQPAELWQESGRWEQYGGELLRLNDRHGRDFCFGPTHEEVITDMIRNELKSYKELPANFYQIQTKFRDERRPRFGVMRAREFIMKDAYSFHIDKDSLDETYQVMHRTYCNIFDRLGLDYRPVQADSGAIGGSASHEFHVLASSGEDAIAFSTGGKYAANIEKAEAVAPAGERPAPSEDMKAVDTPNQRTIADIAAFLNVDATRTVKTLLVKGEADEEGKSSLVALILRGDHELNEIKAENLKGIAEPLTMATDEEIEAAVGCKAGSIGPVDISVPVIVDRSAAHLADFICGANKQDVHLTGVNWGRDVELGRVEDLRNIVEGDPSPEGDGHMEIKRGIEVGHIFKLGSKYSEAMNATVLDEHGKSAILEMGCYGIGVSRIVAAAIEQNHDERGILWPAAIAPFEVAVVTLNAHKSPTVMEAAEKLYDELRHAGLDVLLDDRNERPGVKFADMELVGIPHRIVVSDRGLGAGTLEYKGRSDADKQDIPVDEALPFLMKALSR; translated from the coding sequence ATGCGCGCAAGCCGTTATCTGATCGCCACACTGAAAGAAACGCCGGCCGATGCCGAAATCATCAGCCACCAGCTTATGCTCCGCGCGGGCATGATCCGCAAACTCGCCTCCGGCCTCTATACGTGGCTGCCACTGGGCCTGCGCGTGCTGCGCAAGGTCGAACGGATCGTGCGTGAGGAGATGGACAAGAGCGGTGCCCAGGAAGTGTTGATGCCAGCGATCCAGCCGGCGGAACTGTGGCAGGAGTCCGGACGCTGGGAGCAGTACGGCGGCGAACTGTTACGCCTGAATGACCGGCATGGGCGGGATTTCTGTTTCGGTCCTACCCACGAAGAAGTCATTACCGACATGATCCGCAACGAGCTGAAAAGCTACAAGGAACTGCCGGCAAACTTCTACCAGATCCAGACCAAGTTCCGCGACGAACGCCGCCCCCGCTTCGGTGTGATGCGTGCCCGTGAATTCATCATGAAGGACGCGTATTCGTTCCACATCGATAAGGATTCCCTGGACGAGACCTACCAGGTCATGCACCGGACCTACTGCAACATCTTTGATCGCCTGGGCCTGGACTATCGCCCGGTTCAGGCCGATTCCGGCGCTATCGGCGGCAGCGCGTCCCATGAGTTCCATGTGCTGGCGTCTTCCGGCGAAGATGCCATCGCCTTCAGCACAGGCGGCAAATACGCCGCGAATATCGAGAAGGCCGAGGCTGTGGCTCCGGCTGGCGAGCGCCCTGCTCCATCAGAAGACATGAAGGCGGTGGACACCCCGAACCAGCGCACCATCGCTGATATCGCCGCTTTCCTCAATGTCGATGCGACCCGTACTGTGAAGACCTTGCTGGTCAAGGGCGAAGCGGACGAAGAAGGTAAATCATCTCTGGTGGCGCTGATCCTGCGCGGCGACCACGAGCTTAATGAAATCAAGGCGGAAAACCTGAAAGGCATTGCCGAGCCCCTGACCATGGCAACCGACGAGGAAATCGAGGCGGCCGTTGGTTGTAAGGCGGGCTCCATTGGACCGGTCGATATATCGGTTCCGGTCATCGTCGACCGCAGCGCGGCACACCTGGCCGATTTCATCTGTGGGGCCAATAAACAGGACGTCCACCTGACCGGCGTCAACTGGGGTCGCGACGTGGAACTGGGCCGTGTGGAAGATCTGCGCAACATCGTCGAAGGCGACCCCAGCCCCGAAGGCGACGGCCACATGGAGATCAAGCGCGGCATCGAGGTGGGCCATATCTTCAAGCTGGGCAGCAAGTACAGCGAAGCGATGAATGCCACGGTGCTGGACGAGCATGGCAAGTCGGCCATCCTGGAGATGGGCTGTTATGGCATTGGTGTCTCGCGTATCGTCGCAGCCGCCATCGAGCAGAACCATGACGAGCGCGGCATTCTCTGGCCGGCAGCCATCGCGCCGTTCGAAGTGGCCGTGGTGACATTGAACGCCCACAAATCACCGACGGTCATGGAAGCCGCTGAGAAGCTCTACGACGAGTTGCGTCATGCCGGTCTGGATGTACTGCTGGACGACCGCAACGAGCGGCCCGGGGTGAAGTTTGCCGACATGGAACTGGTGGGTATCCCGCACCGCATCGTCGTTTCCGATCGCGGCCTCGGCGCTGGTACGCTCGAGTACAAGGGGCGCAGCGATGCGGACAAGCAGGATATTCCGGTAGACGAGGCGCTGCCGTTCCTGATGAAGGCCCTGTCCCGCTGA
- the leuA gene encoding 2-isopropylmalate synthase, which produces MGFDHRKYVAFQPVRKTDRRWPDQVIQQAPTWCAVDLRDGNQALVKPMTVAQKQRLFDLLVKLGFKEIEIGFPAASQPDFDFCRKLIEENRVPDDVRIQVLTQARPELIARTYEALEGAKNAIVHVYNSTSTVQREKVFAMDREGIREIAVNGARIVKAHAEKQPGTNWTFQYSPESFTGTELDFAAEVIDAVNDVWRPDQGQEVIINLPATVEMATPNVFADQIEWICDRVKYREHIQISVHTHNDRGCAVAAAELAVMAGADRVEGTLMGNGERTGNMDLVTMAMNLYSQGIDPTLDLSGMAEITDVVEACTEIQTHPRHPYAGELVFTAFSGSHQDAIRKCLSKYKEGDKWEIAYLPIDPRDLGRRYEEVVRINSQSGKGGVAYVLERDYKISMPRWLQIEFSKVVQQAAETEGGEVDSHTIHRLFEDKYLAVRPEWRLRTYDLHRTDDGVTASIEFGEKERLQLAGEGLGAVEAVAAALERRFGVTLAVEAYEEFALSEGTNANAMACIRIQVDGAPHSAAALAEDTTSATLQALLSAVANHVVAAAPEKARESTA; this is translated from the coding sequence ATGGGATTTGATCATCGCAAATACGTTGCCTTCCAGCCGGTTCGCAAGACGGATCGCCGCTGGCCCGACCAGGTCATCCAACAGGCGCCCACCTGGTGTGCCGTTGACCTACGGGATGGCAACCAGGCGCTAGTCAAACCCATGACCGTGGCGCAGAAGCAGCGTCTGTTCGACTTGCTGGTCAAGCTGGGTTTCAAGGAAATCGAGATCGGTTTCCCCGCGGCAAGTCAGCCGGATTTCGATTTTTGCCGCAAATTGATCGAGGAAAATCGTGTTCCGGATGATGTCCGTATCCAGGTCCTGACCCAGGCGCGCCCGGAACTGATCGCACGAACGTACGAAGCCCTGGAGGGCGCGAAGAATGCGATCGTTCACGTCTACAATTCCACTTCGACGGTCCAGCGCGAAAAAGTATTCGCCATGGACCGGGAAGGTATCCGCGAGATTGCCGTCAACGGCGCGCGTATCGTCAAGGCACATGCCGAGAAGCAGCCGGGCACCAACTGGACGTTCCAGTACTCGCCGGAAAGCTTCACCGGAACCGAGCTGGATTTTGCCGCCGAGGTGATCGATGCGGTGAATGATGTCTGGCGTCCGGATCAGGGCCAGGAAGTCATTATCAACCTGCCCGCGACCGTGGAAATGGCGACGCCTAACGTATTCGCCGACCAGATCGAGTGGATCTGTGATCGCGTCAAATACCGTGAGCATATCCAGATCAGCGTCCATACCCACAACGATCGGGGCTGTGCGGTGGCGGCTGCCGAGCTGGCAGTCATGGCCGGTGCTGACCGGGTTGAGGGCACGTTGATGGGCAACGGCGAGCGCACGGGCAATATGGACCTGGTCACCATGGCCATGAACCTGTATTCACAGGGTATCGACCCCACGCTCGACTTGTCCGGCATGGCTGAAATCACGGATGTGGTTGAAGCCTGTACTGAAATCCAAACCCACCCACGCCATCCGTATGCCGGCGAGCTGGTGTTTACTGCCTTTTCGGGCAGCCATCAGGATGCCATTCGCAAGTGCCTGTCCAAGTACAAGGAAGGTGACAAGTGGGAGATTGCCTACCTGCCGATCGACCCGCGGGACCTGGGGCGTCGCTACGAGGAGGTGGTGCGCATCAACAGTCAGTCCGGTAAAGGCGGTGTCGCCTATGTACTGGAACGTGACTACAAGATTTCCATGCCGCGTTGGCTACAGATCGAATTCAGCAAGGTGGTCCAACAGGCGGCGGAAACCGAGGGTGGGGAGGTGGATTCCCACACCATCCACCGTCTGTTCGAGGACAAGTACCTGGCGGTTCGGCCGGAATGGCGGCTGCGCACCTATGACCTGCATCGTACGGACGATGGCGTAACAGCGTCTATCGAGTTCGGTGAGAAGGAGCGGCTCCAGCTGGCCGGTGAAGGTCTTGGGGCTGTGGAAGCCGTAGCTGCAGCGCTTGAGCGCCGTTTCGGTGTCACGCTGGCGGTGGAAGCTTACGAAGAGTTCGCCTTGAGTGAAGGGACCAACGCCAATGCCATGGCATGTATCCGTATCCAGGTCGATGGAGCTCCGCACAGTGCGGCAGCCCTGGCTGAAGATACGACATCCGCCACCCTGCAGGCTCTATTGTCGGCGGTAGCCAACCACGTGGTGGCCGCCGCGCCTGAGAAGGCTCGCGAGAGTACTGCCTGA
- a CDS encoding integrase core domain-containing protein — protein sequence MGYTSYGMGKEDAPMPWKETCVMDLKMQLIAAWLQGGHGVSDLARGYGISRKTAYKWIRRYQEEGAGGLQERSRAPHYCPHAVTEDVAEQIVAIKKVHPSFGPKKVLDRLRELEPAMALPADSTAGEILKAAGLVKKRRYKRPYPADPQPFELGDRNNALWSVDYKGQYRTAGGRWCYPLTVTDNASRYVLGCHGVSATDYVQAKPIMEWVFHEYGLPEGILSDNGAPFASRSAGGLTRLSKWWVELGIGVHRSKPGTPTQNARHERMHGSLNRAVGGRMRGTSLMQQQTTLQAFREEFNEQRSHEALGRQTPASVYQPSRRRYSPVLRPIEYNVDQAVRNVRHNGEIKWQGHLIYISGLLARHRVGLQEVENDRVEVRYSTHLLGHINLKTARLEPACEWHAGE from the coding sequence ATGGGTTACACAAGTTACGGTATGGGCAAGGAGGACGCGCCCATGCCCTGGAAAGAGACTTGTGTAATGGATCTGAAGATGCAGTTGATCGCGGCCTGGCTGCAGGGCGGGCACGGTGTAAGCGATCTGGCCCGCGGCTACGGCATTAGCCGCAAGACGGCTTACAAGTGGATCAGGCGCTACCAGGAGGAAGGTGCCGGTGGGCTGCAGGAGCGCTCCCGAGCGCCGCACTATTGCCCACATGCAGTGACGGAGGACGTGGCTGAACAGATTGTGGCGATCAAGAAAGTCCATCCCAGCTTTGGCCCCAAGAAGGTTCTGGACCGCTTGCGTGAGCTAGAACCGGCGATGGCATTGCCGGCAGACAGCACGGCCGGTGAGATACTCAAAGCGGCGGGTCTGGTCAAGAAACGGCGCTACAAGCGGCCGTACCCGGCCGACCCGCAACCGTTTGAACTGGGTGATCGCAATAATGCGCTGTGGAGTGTGGACTACAAGGGGCAGTACCGGACGGCCGGCGGGCGCTGGTGTTATCCGCTCACGGTAACCGACAATGCCAGCCGTTATGTCTTGGGCTGTCATGGCGTGAGCGCAACAGACTACGTCCAGGCGAAGCCGATTATGGAATGGGTTTTCCATGAGTACGGTCTGCCGGAGGGGATCTTGTCCGACAACGGGGCGCCCTTCGCCAGTCGCTCAGCAGGAGGTCTGACGCGACTGTCGAAATGGTGGGTCGAGCTGGGCATTGGGGTGCATCGTAGCAAGCCGGGAACGCCCACACAGAATGCCCGTCACGAGCGCATGCACGGTTCACTGAATCGAGCAGTGGGTGGACGGATGCGCGGGACAAGCTTGATGCAGCAACAGACCACGCTGCAGGCATTCCGTGAGGAGTTTAACGAACAACGCAGCCATGAGGCGCTGGGCAGGCAAACACCGGCCAGCGTGTATCAGCCCTCAAGGCGTCGGTACTCGCCCGTGCTGCGCCCGATTGAATATAACGTGGACCAGGCGGTTCGCAACGTTCGTCACAACGGCGAAATCAAGTGGCAGGGCCATCTGATCTACATCAGCGGGCTGTTAGCCAGACATCGCGTAGGCCTGCAAGAGGTGGAGAATGACCGGGTCGAGGTGCGATACAGCACCCATCTGCTCGGTCATATTAACCTCAAAACCGCGCGATTGGAGCCCGCATGCGAGTGGCATGCGGGGGAATAG
- a CDS encoding TetR/AcrR family transcriptional regulator — protein sequence MSERNSISPRRKPLQARSRERVETILEHATLIFHEHGVDGTSMSAIARSANMSLASLYRYFPNKSAIVKAIAERHVEKLEAMLKSRLDQFGPETIVEVLLDVYFEFYRNEPAYKAIWSGVEAMPELHDLDLRELRANATDLHHYLARQFPHLPAGRRWSASIMLPRACGSLLRLAVTLPEDEASVLLGELKLMVRAYLDQLIDEKS from the coding sequence ATGAGCGAACGCAACAGTATCTCGCCGCGCCGCAAACCCTTGCAGGCGCGTAGTCGGGAGCGCGTTGAAACCATTCTGGAACACGCCACCCTGATCTTCCACGAGCACGGTGTCGACGGCACCAGCATGTCCGCCATTGCGCGCAGTGCGAACATGTCGCTTGCGTCCCTGTACCGCTACTTTCCCAACAAGTCGGCTATTGTGAAGGCCATTGCCGAGCGGCATGTGGAAAAGCTGGAAGCGATGCTCAAGTCCCGGCTCGATCAATTTGGTCCGGAGACCATCGTTGAAGTGCTGCTCGACGTGTACTTCGAATTTTACCGGAATGAGCCGGCCTACAAGGCGATCTGGTCCGGCGTCGAAGCCATGCCGGAGTTGCATGATCTCGACCTGCGCGAACTCCGGGCAAATGCCACCGATCTGCACCACTACCTGGCTCGCCAGTTCCCGCACCTGCCGGCGGGCAGGCGTTGGTCGGCCAGTATTATGTTGCCGCGGGCTTGCGGCAGTTTGCTCCGGCTCGCGGTGACGCTGCCCGAGGACGAGGCCAGCGTGCTGCTGGGTGAACTGAAACTGATGGTGCGGGCGTATCTGGATCAGTTGATCGACGAGAAATCTTAA
- the guaB gene encoding IMP dehydrogenase codes for MLRIAEEALTFDDVLLVPGYSEVLPKDVSLETQLTKGISLNIPLLSAAMDTVTGSELAIAMAQEGGIGIIHKNMSVEQQAAAVRKVKKFESGVVKDPITVSPDTTVRELLDITAANSISGLPVVDGRDLVGIVTGRDIRFESRLDTKVAEIMTPKEKLVTAREGASLDEVKNLLHRHRIEKVLVVNDNFELRGLITVKDIQKAKDYPLACKDEQGRLRVGAAVGTGGDTEARIAALVEAGVDVIVIDTAHGHSRGVIERVRWAKQTYPEVQVIGGNIATSEAAIALADAGADAVKVGIGPGSICTTRIVAGIGVPQISAVSNVAAALKDRGVPLIADGGVRFSGDLAKALAAGAYSVMVGSLLAGTDEAPGEVELFQGRSYKAYRGMGSLGAMGQGSSDRYFQDASEGVEKLVPEGIEGRVACKGPMRAIVHQLMGGVRASMGYTGCRNMDEMRTRPQFTRITNAGMRESHVHDVTITKEAPNYRVG; via the coding sequence ATGCTGCGTATTGCCGAAGAAGCCCTGACATTTGATGACGTCCTCCTCGTTCCCGGTTACTCCGAAGTCCTGCCCAAGGATGTCAGCCTTGAGACGCAGCTGACAAAGGGTATTTCACTCAATATCCCCCTCCTTTCCGCCGCCATGGACACCGTAACCGGCTCCGAGCTGGCGATTGCCATGGCTCAGGAAGGCGGTATCGGCATCATTCACAAGAACATGTCTGTCGAGCAGCAAGCTGCTGCAGTCCGCAAGGTCAAGAAGTTCGAGAGTGGTGTGGTCAAGGACCCCATTACGGTATCACCCGATACCACCGTACGTGAGCTGCTCGATATCACCGCCGCCAACAGTATTTCAGGTCTGCCCGTCGTTGATGGTCGTGACCTGGTGGGTATCGTCACGGGTCGCGATATCCGTTTCGAAAGCCGCCTGGACACCAAGGTGGCGGAAATCATGACTCCGAAGGAAAAGCTGGTGACCGCTCGCGAAGGCGCCAGTCTGGACGAGGTCAAGAACCTGCTGCACCGTCATCGCATCGAGAAGGTGCTGGTGGTCAACGACAACTTCGAGCTGCGCGGCCTGATCACCGTCAAGGATATCCAGAAGGCCAAGGACTATCCGTTGGCCTGTAAAGATGAGCAGGGCCGCCTGCGCGTCGGCGCTGCGGTAGGTACCGGTGGCGACACCGAGGCGCGTATTGCAGCCCTGGTGGAAGCCGGCGTCGACGTGATCGTAATCGATACGGCCCACGGCCATTCCCGTGGCGTCATCGAGCGTGTCCGCTGGGCCAAGCAGACCTATCCGGAAGTCCAGGTGATCGGTGGCAACATCGCGACTTCCGAAGCGGCCATTGCGCTGGCGGATGCTGGTGCGGATGCAGTGAAGGTCGGCATCGGTCCCGGTTCCATCTGCACCACGCGTATCGTTGCTGGTATCGGTGTGCCCCAGATTTCCGCGGTTTCCAACGTTGCAGCCGCATTGAAAGATCGTGGCGTACCGTTGATTGCCGACGGTGGCGTTCGTTTCTCAGGCGACCTGGCCAAGGCGCTGGCGGCCGGAGCATATAGTGTAATGGTCGGCAGTCTGTTGGCGGGTACCGATGAGGCGCCGGGCGAAGTCGAACTGTTCCAGGGTCGTAGCTATAAGGCGTATCGCGGCATGGGCTCCCTGGGCGCGATGGGGCAGGGCTCCAGTGACCGTTACTTCCAGGATGCCAGCGAAGGCGTCGAGAAGCTGGTGCCGGAAGGTATCGAAGGCCGCGTTGCCTGCAAGGGCCCGATGCGCGCCATCGTTCACCAACTGATGGGTGGCGTACGTGCCTCCATGGGTTACACCGGCTGCCGCAATATGGATGAAATGCGTACCCGTCCGCAATTTACCCGAATCACTAATGCGGGCATGCGTGAGAGCCACGTCCACGACGTGACCATTACCAAAGAAGCGCCTAACTATCGGGTTGGTTGA
- the xseA gene encoding exodeoxyribonuclease VII large subunit — translation MDITASAARPRALSVSELNHQVRHLLEVSFLQAWVEGELSSFSRPASGHWYFTLKDAKSQVRCAMFKGNNQRVGKPPKEGDQILIRGKVTLYESRGDYQIIVESLEPAGLGALQQAFEALKQKLQAEGLFEAERKKPIPTLPRHIGVVTSPTGAAIHDILTVLKRRCPGIPITLYPTAVQGQGAADEIVAAIRNAERHGVADVLIIGRGGGSLEDLWPFNEEKVARAIAECALPTVSAVGHEVDFSIADFVADLRAPTPSAAAEHLAPDQSGWVRTLEQQLHRLESVMNRLLRDMRQQLGHLSQRLRDPRRELQIYQQRLDELESRQLGAMRQQIQQLNQRLGHDQQRLAAQSPGRLLAQRLEHIANLGDRLRREVHWQLNDHRERLAHASQSLHLVSPLATLDRGYAIVGTDKQPVVRQASDLYAGDGITARLGKGHIEALVTAVHPGDEPPNSSNRKL, via the coding sequence ATGGATATAACCGCTTCAGCCGCCCGTCCTCGCGCCCTGTCCGTCAGCGAACTCAACCATCAGGTTCGTCACCTGCTGGAAGTCAGCTTCCTACAAGCCTGGGTTGAAGGGGAGCTGTCCAGCTTCTCGCGCCCCGCCTCCGGCCACTGGTATTTCACGCTCAAGGACGCAAAATCCCAGGTCCGCTGCGCCATGTTCAAGGGCAACAATCAGCGCGTGGGAAAACCGCCGAAGGAAGGTGACCAGATCCTGATTCGTGGCAAGGTCACGCTTTATGAGAGCCGGGGTGACTACCAGATCATCGTTGAAAGCCTCGAACCGGCCGGCCTGGGGGCGCTGCAGCAGGCGTTCGAGGCACTAAAGCAGAAACTCCAGGCGGAGGGTCTGTTCGAAGCCGAACGCAAGAAGCCCATTCCCACGCTCCCGCGCCACATCGGTGTAGTCACCTCGCCTACCGGTGCAGCAATACACGACATCCTGACCGTGCTGAAGCGGCGCTGCCCGGGTATCCCCATAACCCTTTACCCGACCGCCGTGCAAGGCCAGGGTGCCGCCGACGAAATCGTAGCCGCCATTCGCAACGCCGAACGCCATGGCGTCGCAGATGTACTGATCATCGGCCGTGGGGGCGGTTCGCTGGAGGACCTCTGGCCTTTCAACGAAGAAAAGGTGGCCCGCGCGATTGCCGAATGCGCGCTCCCCACCGTGAGCGCGGTCGGTCACGAGGTGGATTTCAGTATTGCCGATTTTGTCGCCGACCTGCGTGCACCAACGCCTTCCGCTGCCGCTGAGCATCTGGCGCCTGACCAATCTGGTTGGGTACGCACCCTCGAACAGCAGCTGCATCGCCTGGAATCGGTCATGAACCGGCTGCTGCGCGATATGCGCCAGCAACTGGGACACCTCAGCCAGCGCCTACGTGATCCGCGCCGCGAACTGCAGATCTACCAGCAACGCCTGGACGAACTTGAGAGCCGCCAACTGGGCGCAATGAGACAGCAGATACAGCAACTGAACCAGCGGCTGGGCCATGATCAACAACGGCTGGCCGCACAGAGCCCCGGGCGCTTGCTGGCCCAGCGCCTGGAACACATCGCCAATCTCGGCGATCGCCTTAGACGGGAGGTGCATTGGCAACTCAATGACCACCGCGAGCGCCTGGCTCACGCCTCGCAGTCGCTACACCTGGTTAGCCCCCTGGCCACTCTCGATCGGGGTTATGCCATCGTCGGTACCGATAAGCAGCCGGTCGTGCGGCAGGCATCGGACCTCTATGCCGGAGATGGCATTACGGCCCGGTTGGGCAAGGGCCATATCGAGGCTCTCGTAACCGCGGTGCATCCCGGCGATGAACCACCAAACTCCTCAAACCGAAAGCTATAA